In the genome of Bremerella sp. JC817, one region contains:
- a CDS encoding redoxin family protein produces the protein MKTTRILIAFLLLALGSTPALRAEEPATATGESRVLAVDALNRFKADPKDTEAFIEFCNKNSEKINALIEKSPQEAKQRLAAVRETLDNLDVSSDPTATMTVRMMHGIFENLDLKLAVQGKTLDQVRQAVVENPNDPQTAQEFTYLLSRNLPQDLSEQVEKNEQWLKDESQFAKQAEEKSDDDVAKIYSQISRRFDDMLQRLERQRKFDAMVGKDMHPFEVDAWLNGEPIDLASMKGKVVLLDFWAIWCHPCIKALPHLNELQQKYGDKGLQVIGVTTYYDFHWPEDAEHPEKGEGEVEPAIEQNAMARLIKENNLVYPTAMVAEPRELYDFYLVSGIPHMVLIDQTGKIQLLKVGATEANYEILNQKIEELLAQPAN, from the coding sequence ATGAAGACCACACGAATATTGATTGCATTTCTGCTGCTCGCGTTGGGCAGCACCCCGGCCCTGCGTGCCGAAGAACCAGCCACGGCAACGGGCGAATCGCGTGTCTTGGCCGTCGATGCGCTGAACCGTTTTAAAGCCGATCCGAAAGATACCGAAGCTTTTATTGAGTTCTGCAATAAGAACTCGGAGAAGATCAACGCGCTTATCGAGAAGTCTCCCCAAGAGGCCAAGCAGCGGCTCGCTGCTGTGCGCGAAACGCTCGATAATCTAGACGTCAGTTCGGACCCAACGGCCACGATGACCGTGCGGATGATGCATGGCATTTTCGAGAATCTGGATCTAAAGCTGGCAGTCCAGGGGAAGACGTTGGACCAGGTTCGTCAGGCGGTCGTGGAAAATCCAAACGATCCGCAGACTGCCCAGGAGTTCACCTACCTTCTGTCGCGAAACCTCCCGCAGGATTTGAGCGAACAGGTCGAAAAGAATGAACAGTGGCTGAAGGACGAGAGCCAGTTCGCCAAGCAAGCCGAAGAAAAATCGGACGACGACGTTGCCAAGATCTACAGCCAGATCTCGCGTCGATTCGATGACATGCTGCAACGTCTCGAGCGGCAGCGCAAGTTCGATGCGATGGTCGGCAAAGATATGCATCCGTTTGAAGTCGATGCGTGGCTCAATGGCGAACCGATCGACCTGGCCAGTATGAAGGGCAAGGTGGTGCTGTTGGACTTCTGGGCGATATGGTGCCATCCATGCATCAAAGCCCTTCCGCATCTGAACGAGCTGCAGCAGAAGTATGGTGACAAAGGCCTGCAGGTGATCGGCGTGACGACGTATTACGATTTCCATTGGCCCGAAGACGCCGAGCATCCAGAGAAAGGTGAGGGGGAAGTCGAGCCTGCTATCGAGCAGAACGCGATGGCCCGTTTGATCAAGGAGAACAACCTCGTCTATCCGACCGCGATGGTGGCGGAGCCTCGCGAGTTGTACGACTTCTACCTGGTCTCAGGCATTCCGCACATGGTGCTGATTGATCAGACCGGCAAGATCCAGTTGTTGAAAGTCGGCGCGACCGAAGCCAACTACGAAAT